From the uncultured Trichococcus sp. genome, one window contains:
- a CDS encoding TraX family protein produces MQGISEIQKDLSSHTLKNLAIFAMFFDHIFAVFVPPDSLEGVALRIAGRIAAPIMCYMIAEGYHYTSDLKKYIVRLVLFAAVSHFPYVWYFGFPWWQATSVIWGLALGLVALAAAKREDWSLPLKATIVLTCCLLAVPADWNYVAVLWILFFGLFRGQAEKQLLSFAVIGILFHIIPSISEIGWTQSYQIGIFLALPLLLFYKGRQGKKSNVMKWGFYAFYPFHLLLLELVKIIVSA; encoded by the coding sequence ATGCAAGGCATTAGCGAGATTCAAAAAGACCTATCATCCCATACATTGAAGAACCTTGCCATATTCGCAATGTTTTTCGATCATATCTTTGCGGTATTTGTGCCGCCGGACAGCCTTGAAGGTGTGGCGCTGCGGATTGCCGGGCGGATCGCTGCCCCAATCATGTGCTATATGATTGCGGAAGGCTATCATTACACATCTGATCTGAAAAAATATATCGTGCGCTTAGTGCTGTTTGCCGCCGTTTCGCATTTTCCGTATGTCTGGTATTTCGGTTTCCCGTGGTGGCAGGCAACGAGCGTCATCTGGGGCTTGGCGCTGGGGTTGGTGGCATTGGCGGCGGCCAAACGGGAGGACTGGTCGCTTCCGTTAAAAGCAACAATCGTTTTGACCTGCTGTCTGTTGGCGGTCCCGGCCGATTGGAATTATGTAGCGGTGTTGTGGATCCTGTTTTTTGGATTGTTCAGGGGACAAGCCGAAAAGCAGTTGCTGAGTTTTGCAGTCATAGGGATTCTGTTCCACATCATCCCTTCCATCAGCGAAATCGGTTGGACGCAATCTTACCAAATCGGCATTTTTCTGGCGTTGCCGCTGCTGCTGTTCTACAAAGGCCGTCAAGGAAAGAAATCCAATGTGATGAAGTGGGGCTTCTATGCTTTCTATCCGTTCCATCTGTTGCTGTTGGAACTAGTGAAAATAATCGTATCCGCGTAA
- a CDS encoding alanine--glyoxylate aminotransferase family protein — translation MRYKPNYAPGPTEVRENVRSARAKRTNNSDFDKTFVRYYREVCQKMGKVMGTTNEVLLLVGEGILALEAACASLTEPGDRVLVLDNGIYGEGFKDFVSIYGGVPVVLSFDHRSGIPAEAVRAYLEKDSDFKYATLVHCDTPTSVLNNVAELCPLLKEYGILTVVDSVAGMVGEPINVDENQIDICCGGTQKAISAPVGLAIVSVSEAAQKAMDNRKTPIASFYANLQVFKGYAEKEYLPYTTSAGDVAALDAALDNILEEGIETVCARHDWIASAVREAAQTYGLDLFLDSDRSNTVTAIRIPEEIGALRLQEHLSENYDLLVATSLAQYADVILRIGHMGENAFIDKLVYVLAIIDNGLRDLGFAGNGDLAQLFIESYKKNN, via the coding sequence ATGAGATACAAACCGAATTACGCCCCGGGTCCGACCGAGGTGCGCGAAAATGTGCGATCGGCCCGCGCAAAAAGAACCAACAACAGCGACTTCGACAAAACGTTTGTCCGCTATTACCGGGAGGTCTGCCAAAAAATGGGCAAAGTCATGGGCACCACGAATGAGGTCCTGTTGCTTGTCGGCGAAGGGATACTGGCTCTCGAGGCCGCTTGTGCGAGTTTGACGGAGCCCGGCGATCGCGTGCTCGTGCTGGACAACGGCATCTACGGCGAAGGCTTCAAGGATTTCGTCAGCATCTATGGCGGCGTACCGGTCGTCCTGAGTTTCGATCACCGCAGCGGCATCCCCGCTGAAGCGGTACGCGCCTATCTGGAGAAGGATTCCGACTTCAAATATGCTACCCTGGTCCATTGCGACACGCCGACATCGGTGCTGAACAACGTCGCCGAGCTTTGTCCATTGCTGAAGGAATACGGCATTCTGACGGTGGTCGACTCGGTAGCCGGCATGGTCGGTGAACCGATCAACGTGGACGAAAACCAAATTGACATATGCTGCGGCGGAACCCAAAAAGCGATCTCGGCTCCGGTCGGATTGGCGATCGTTTCCGTCAGCGAAGCCGCCCAAAAAGCGATGGACAATCGCAAAACGCCTATTGCTTCCTTCTATGCCAATCTGCAGGTCTTCAAAGGCTACGCGGAAAAAGAATACTTGCCTTACACGACTTCTGCGGGCGATGTCGCAGCGCTTGATGCTGCTTTGGACAACATCCTGGAGGAAGGCATCGAGACAGTCTGCGCACGCCATGACTGGATCGCTTCCGCAGTGCGCGAAGCCGCCCAAACTTACGGATTGGACCTATTCCTGGATTCCGACCGTTCCAATACCGTCACCGCCATCAGGATACCGGAAGAGATCGGCGCCCTACGCCTGCAGGAGCACCTCAGCGAAAACTACGATCTGTTGGTCGCAACTTCATTGGCACAATACGCAGATGTGATCCTGCGCATCGGCCATATGGGCGAAAATGCCTTCATCGACAAATTGGTTTATGTTTTGGCCATCATCGACAACGGTCTGCGCGATTTAGGCTTCGCCGGAAACGGGGATTTGGCCCAACTGTTCATCGAGAGCTATAAGAAAAACAATTAG
- a CDS encoding ECF transporter S component, with product MQKAQGYSNTRTYDLVLTAILIALVFVATVFLNIKLPITANGGLIHLGTAMLFLASILFGPKKGAIAGAVGMAIFDLMAGWVLWAPFTLVTRGLQGYLVGKLAWSKGRQGNSFAVNLLATLLSVPIMLIGYYLCEWILYGNAITPFASIPGNLVQNAVGITISLPLSAILKKMNITAR from the coding sequence ATGCAAAAAGCACAAGGTTATTCAAATACACGCACGTATGATTTGGTTTTGACGGCAATCCTGATTGCCCTCGTATTCGTTGCGACGGTCTTCCTGAACATCAAATTGCCTATCACGGCAAACGGCGGATTGATCCACCTCGGCACTGCGATGCTCTTTCTCGCATCCATCCTTTTCGGACCGAAAAAAGGCGCCATCGCCGGAGCGGTCGGCATGGCCATCTTCGACCTCATGGCCGGATGGGTTTTGTGGGCTCCCTTCACGTTGGTTACACGCGGCTTGCAAGGCTATCTGGTCGGTAAATTGGCCTGGTCGAAAGGTCGCCAAGGGAATAGCTTTGCTGTGAACCTTTTGGCCACATTGCTTTCGGTTCCCATCATGCTGATCGGTTATTATCTGTGCGAATGGATCCTGTACGGCAATGCCATCACCCCGTTCGCTTCGATTCCCGGTAACCTCGTCCAGAACGCGGTCGGAATCACCATTTCCTTGCCGCTGTCGGCAATCCTGAAAAAAATGAATATCACTGCAAGATAA
- a CDS encoding VOC family protein produces MGIGAFSLSLTVKDIHASKAFYEKLGFSTFGGDIDQNWLIMKNEDCIIGLFQGMFEKNMLTFNPGWNSDAEEVNPFKDVRQLQEELREKGIAFVSEADPDSKGPGSFIIEDPDGNPILVDQHR; encoded by the coding sequence ATGGGCATCGGAGCATTTTCCCTCAGTTTGACGGTCAAGGACATACATGCATCAAAGGCATTTTACGAAAAATTGGGCTTCAGCACATTCGGCGGTGACATCGACCAGAATTGGCTGATCATGAAGAATGAGGACTGCATCATTGGGTTGTTCCAGGGCATGTTCGAGAAAAACATGCTGACGTTCAATCCCGGCTGGAATAGCGATGCGGAAGAAGTGAATCCGTTCAAGGATGTCCGCCAGCTACAGGAAGAATTGCGGGAAAAAGGCATCGCTTTTGTTTCGGAAGCTGATCCGGACAGTAAAGGGCCGGGCAGCTTCATCATCGAAGATCCCGACGGCAATCCGATCCTCGTCGACCAGCACCGATAA
- the nfsA gene encoding oxygen-insensitive NADPH nitroreductase yields the protein MNETIARILAHRTVRDFEDRALSSEQIETIVRSAQAASTSSFVQAYSIIGVTDRDKKHALSKIARNQHFVAENGHFFVFCADLHRHDVIGKMEGKDVADSLESTEKFMVSVVDASLAAQNAALAAEAMGLGICYVGGLRNDLEKVSELLKIPDKVIPLFGLAVGYPSSVNDQKPRLPFEHVYHENEYQQNNAVYKEQLKQYNEEIQEYYRDRTEGERCDTWTGQMAEMLSHPQRMYMHDFVEKQGMNKH from the coding sequence ATGAATGAAACAATCGCGCGCATCCTGGCGCATCGTACCGTAAGGGATTTTGAAGACAGGGCATTGAGCTCGGAACAGATAGAAACAATTGTCCGCAGTGCCCAAGCGGCATCGACCTCAAGTTTTGTGCAGGCCTATTCCATCATCGGAGTCACGGATCGCGACAAAAAACACGCATTGTCGAAAATCGCGCGTAACCAACATTTTGTTGCCGAGAATGGCCATTTCTTCGTATTTTGCGCCGACCTGCATCGCCACGATGTGATCGGAAAGATGGAAGGGAAGGATGTTGCAGACTCGCTTGAGAGCACCGAGAAATTCATGGTCAGCGTGGTTGATGCATCCCTGGCTGCCCAGAATGCTGCTTTGGCGGCTGAAGCGATGGGACTCGGGATCTGTTACGTAGGTGGATTACGGAATGACCTCGAAAAAGTCAGCGAACTCCTGAAGATTCCCGATAAAGTGATTCCGCTCTTCGGACTGGCGGTTGGTTATCCATCCAGCGTCAATGACCAGAAGCCGCGCCTGCCTTTCGAACATGTTTATCATGAAAATGAGTATCAACAGAATAATGCGGTTTATAAAGAACAACTGAAGCAGTACAACGAAGAGATCCAAGAGTACTATCGGGATCGGACCGAAGGCGAACGCTGCGACACTTGGACCGGCCAGATGGCAGAGATGCTCTCTCATCCGCAACGCATGTACATGCATGATTTCGTTGAAAAGCAAGGGATGAACAAGCATTGA
- a CDS encoding DUF1232 domain-containing protein: protein MKVKKKISLTPFSKVKSLILSLFDSKVEGKKKWLVLGIILYIISPIDIIPDFIPMAGYADDVLLPILFLVAEKLLSDGAIEEHERPIKEAKKI, encoded by the coding sequence ATGAAAGTAAAAAAGAAAATCAGTCTGACACCTTTCAGTAAAGTCAAGTCACTTATCCTTTCCCTGTTCGATTCCAAAGTCGAAGGCAAGAAAAAATGGCTGGTGTTGGGGATCATTCTTTATATCATCAGTCCAATCGACATTATCCCGGATTTTATCCCGATGGCCGGTTATGCGGATGATGTGCTGTTGCCGATCCTGTTTTTGGTCGCTGAAAAATTATTGAGCGACGGAGCGATTGAAGAACACGAACGCCCAATCAAAGAAGCCAAAAAAATATAA
- a CDS encoding aldo/keto reductase, whose protein sequence is MEYVKFGNTGMDVSRICLGCMSFGDPDTWLHKWALKEEESRPIIKRALELGINFFDTANVYSLGRSEEILGRAIKDFAKRDEVVIATKVHGKMHEGPNGSGLSRKSILSEIDNSLKRLDMDYVDLYIIHRWDYNTPIEETMEALHDVVKSGKARYIGASAMYAWQFQKALHVAEKNGWTRFVSMQNHLNLLYREEEREMLPLCREEKIAVTPYSPMASGRLTRDWSETSKRMETDNVARSKYDATADKDRVIVERLAQIAADRGVSRVEIALAWLLQKEPVVAPIIGATKLEHLEKPVEAISVKLTDAEVAFLEEPYVPHLIVGHS, encoded by the coding sequence ATGGAGTATGTAAAATTCGGCAACACAGGGATGGATGTATCCCGAATCTGTTTGGGCTGCATGAGCTTCGGGGATCCGGATACCTGGCTGCACAAATGGGCGCTGAAGGAAGAGGAAAGCAGACCGATCATCAAACGTGCTTTAGAATTGGGCATCAATTTCTTTGATACAGCCAATGTCTACTCGCTGGGAAGAAGCGAAGAAATTCTCGGACGCGCCATCAAAGACTTTGCCAAGCGGGATGAAGTGGTCATCGCGACGAAGGTTCACGGTAAGATGCACGAGGGTCCGAATGGCTCCGGGTTGTCCCGCAAGTCCATCCTGAGCGAAATCGACAACAGCCTGAAGCGTCTGGATATGGATTATGTGGACCTCTACATCATCCACCGTTGGGACTACAATACACCGATTGAGGAAACGATGGAAGCTCTGCACGATGTGGTGAAATCCGGAAAGGCCCGTTACATAGGAGCTTCCGCGATGTATGCCTGGCAGTTCCAAAAGGCCCTGCACGTAGCAGAAAAGAACGGTTGGACGCGCTTCGTATCGATGCAGAACCATCTGAACCTGCTTTACCGTGAAGAGGAGCGGGAAATGCTGCCGCTTTGCCGGGAAGAAAAAATCGCCGTGACCCCATACAGTCCGATGGCTTCAGGTCGTTTGACGCGCGACTGGTCGGAGACGTCCAAACGGATGGAAACGGACAATGTGGCGCGTTCGAAATACGACGCCACTGCCGATAAGGACCGGGTCATCGTCGAACGATTGGCCCAGATAGCCGCCGACAGAGGCGTTTCCCGTGTCGAAATCGCCTTGGCTTGGCTGCTGCAGAAGGAACCGGTTGTAGCTCCCATCATCGGAGCGACCAAGCTGGAGCATCTGGAAAAACCGGTGGAAGCCATATCGGTCAAACTGACCGATGCCGAAGTCGCGTTCCTGGAAGAGCCTTATGTTCCACATTTGATTGTCGGGCACAGCTGA
- a CDS encoding MBL fold metallo-hydrolase: MATHKQAVPPPTVFFGEEAFQPIDHTEVRWLGSGGMFVNTRGTCIMMDPMLKDFDMPLLIDMPIAPENIPHLDAVLITHCDNDHYSVPSLHAMEHVSKAFHGPHYVAELMQAEGFPANGHTIGDSFEIGPAKITLTPADHAWQNEKAKYNYRVFRLEDYCGFWIETPDGIIWAPGDSRLMKEHLEMPQPDAILFDFSDNEWHIGLEGAIQMANTYPEAHLILCHWGTVDAPDLNVFNADPQSLYDRVVNPERIHAYAPGQPFSLKKV, translated from the coding sequence ATGGCAACACACAAACAAGCCGTTCCACCACCTACCGTATTTTTTGGAGAAGAAGCTTTTCAACCGATCGACCACACGGAGGTCCGCTGGCTGGGCAGCGGCGGGATGTTCGTGAACACCCGCGGCACCTGCATCATGATGGATCCGATGCTGAAGGACTTCGATATGCCGCTTCTGATCGACATGCCGATTGCGCCTGAAAACATCCCGCATCTGGATGCTGTGCTGATTACGCACTGCGACAATGACCATTACAGCGTGCCGTCGCTGCACGCGATGGAGCATGTCTCCAAAGCATTCCACGGGCCGCATTATGTGGCCGAACTGATGCAGGCGGAAGGATTTCCAGCAAACGGACATACTATCGGCGACAGTTTCGAAATCGGACCGGCCAAAATAACGCTGACACCGGCGGACCATGCCTGGCAGAATGAAAAAGCCAAATACAATTACCGAGTATTCCGGTTGGAGGATTACTGCGGCTTTTGGATCGAGACACCGGATGGAATCATCTGGGCACCGGGAGATTCCCGGTTGATGAAGGAGCACTTGGAAATGCCGCAGCCGGATGCGATTCTCTTCGACTTTTCCGACAACGAGTGGCATATCGGATTGGAAGGGGCCATCCAAATGGCGAACACCTATCCTGAAGCACATCTGATTCTTTGCCATTGGGGCACGGTGGATGCGCCGGATCTGAACGTGTTCAACGCCGACCCGCAATCCTTGTACGACCGGGTGGTTAATCCGGAAAGGATCCATGCTTACGCACCGGGACAGCCATTCAGTTTGAAAAAAGTGTAA
- a CDS encoding MFS transporter: MDMRTLKKLALLSSSFVVVSGGAIAVNVPAIARDFPEIPLPLVESLTTMPSLFLIVSVLLSHAIARKVGYKRTVLVGLATVLVSGLVPVFVHHFWIIFLSRALFGFGIGLFNSLLVSFIRHFYEGAERAAMIGLQSAFEGIGGMTISFLVGQLLKIDWQTSFWVYLAALPAMLLFAALVPDIPAEPAAVSSQPQQTDPLSTRSKVMDKAVFGYLTLLVVAVMFYMTITVRVTPLMLANGYGDATNGSYILSLIGIGAMTAGFLFGKVFGAVGKYTLPLALFGMGMALVTIGLSDTVWVTGLAAAFCGFSFRTFIPYLFNKVNSSASGNANAATSLLLVGFNIGAAFSPYGIVLVERLFRLTSERGIFFLEGALLLGGGILGGGYHFLVKHAETSAEEV, translated from the coding sequence ATGGATATGAGGACACTCAAGAAGCTTGCGCTGTTGTCCAGCTCATTTGTTGTTGTTTCCGGTGGAGCCATCGCGGTGAATGTTCCCGCCATCGCCCGGGATTTTCCGGAAATCCCGTTGCCGTTGGTGGAATCTTTGACAACGATGCCTTCCCTGTTCTTGATCGTTTCGGTTCTGCTCAGCCATGCCATCGCAAGGAAAGTCGGCTATAAGAGGACTGTTCTTGTCGGGCTGGCCACGGTTCTGGTTTCAGGCTTGGTTCCGGTATTTGTGCATCATTTCTGGATCATTTTCCTTTCCAGGGCACTCTTCGGATTCGGGATCGGACTTTTCAATTCGCTCCTGGTCAGTTTTATCCGGCATTTTTATGAGGGGGCCGAGAGAGCAGCGATGATCGGGCTGCAGAGCGCCTTTGAAGGCATCGGCGGGATGACCATTTCCTTCCTTGTGGGGCAGCTGCTGAAAATCGACTGGCAAACTTCCTTTTGGGTCTACTTGGCGGCTCTGCCGGCGATGCTTCTGTTCGCGGCCTTGGTTCCGGATATCCCGGCTGAACCGGCTGCCGTTTCCAGTCAGCCACAGCAAACGGATCCTTTGAGTACACGCAGCAAGGTGATGGACAAGGCGGTTTTCGGCTATCTGACCCTGCTCGTTGTGGCGGTAATGTTCTATATGACGATCACGGTCCGGGTCACGCCGCTCATGCTGGCGAACGGTTACGGCGATGCCACGAACGGAAGCTACATCCTTTCCCTGATTGGCATCGGTGCAATGACGGCCGGTTTTTTGTTCGGAAAAGTTTTTGGGGCTGTCGGGAAATATACTTTGCCGCTCGCCTTGTTCGGTATGGGAATGGCTCTGGTGACGATAGGGCTCTCGGACACTGTATGGGTGACCGGTTTGGCTGCTGCATTCTGCGGCTTCTCCTTCCGTACTTTCATCCCTTATCTCTTCAACAAAGTCAACAGCTCGGCGTCGGGGAACGCGAATGCCGCCACATCGCTGCTGCTTGTCGGATTCAATATCGGCGCAGCCTTTTCCCCTTACGGTATCGTTCTGGTGGAGCGCCTGTTCCGGCTGACTTCAGAACGGGGAATTTTTTTCCTGGAAGGGGCACTGCTGCTGGGGGGCGGTATCCTCGGTGGCGGCTATCATTTTCTGGTGAAGCATGCTGAAACCAGTGCGGAGGAAGTGTGA
- a CDS encoding LysR family transcriptional regulator encodes MELRVLNYFLTVVYEENITSAAEKLHITQPTLSRQLMQLEEELGVSLFRRGKKKITLTSEGLLLKRRAEEILDLTSRTELELKEQRPLMNGEIVIGGGETQSMRVLADFIKAFSTEYPQVTYKLYSADADDIKDRVNKGLLDICLLTEPVDVDKYDFIRIPQKERWGVIMRKDSPLAQKRSVAPEDLLAYPILIPGRALVQNELDNWFGDAYGALHIIGRYNLIYNAAILVEAGVGFALCLEKLVPVSEETELCFRTLAPALETGVVIAWKKNQIFPPAVAKFIELLKNAFRA; translated from the coding sequence ATGGAATTAAGGGTTCTGAATTATTTTTTGACAGTGGTTTATGAAGAGAACATCACTAGTGCCGCTGAAAAGTTGCACATCACCCAGCCGACCTTGTCGCGCCAACTGATGCAGTTGGAGGAGGAATTAGGCGTTTCTTTGTTCCGGCGCGGCAAAAAGAAAATCACGTTGACCAGCGAAGGGTTGCTGCTGAAAAGACGGGCGGAGGAAATCCTCGATCTGACCAGCAGGACCGAACTGGAGCTGAAGGAGCAGCGACCACTCATGAACGGCGAAATTGTCATCGGTGGGGGAGAAACGCAGTCCATGCGCGTTTTGGCTGATTTCATCAAAGCTTTCAGCACGGAATATCCGCAAGTGACGTACAAATTGTACAGTGCCGATGCCGATGACATCAAGGATCGGGTCAACAAAGGGCTGTTGGACATCTGCCTGCTGACGGAGCCGGTCGATGTCGATAAATATGATTTCATCCGGATTCCCCAGAAAGAGCGCTGGGGTGTCATCATGCGGAAGGACAGTCCGCTGGCGCAGAAGCGCTCCGTTGCACCTGAGGATCTGTTGGCCTATCCGATCCTGATTCCGGGGAGAGCATTGGTCCAGAACGAACTGGACAATTGGTTCGGCGACGCCTATGGGGCCTTGCATATCATCGGGCGCTACAATCTGATCTACAATGCGGCCATCCTGGTGGAAGCGGGTGTCGGGTTTGCGTTGTGTCTGGAAAAACTTGTCCCGGTCAGTGAGGAAACCGAGCTCTGCTTCCGGACCTTGGCGCCTGCCTTGGAGACAGGCGTGGTCATCGCCTGGAAAAAGAATCAGATTTTCCCGCCGGCAGTGGCTAAATTCATCGAGCTTCTTAAGAATGCCTTCAGGGCATGA
- a CDS encoding 6-phospho-beta-glucosidase, whose product MGLSKNFLWGGATAANQAEGGVLEGGRGLSNVDLLPTGPDRKKVASGDLEMLEWKEGYYYPAKEAIDMYHRYMEDIQLFAEMGFKVYRMSLSWSRIFPNGDDLEPNEEGLVFYDSIFEELKKHNIEPLVTIAHFDVPIHLIKVYGGWKNRKLVDFYSRYAETVLKRYKGLVKYWLTINEINILLHQPFVGGGIVFKEGDNKLEINYQAAHHQLLASALATKIAHEVDPENMVGCMLAGGSHYPYTCRPEDYQEAINRDREGYFFIDVQARGKYPNYALKKFEREGLNIQMEEGDHAILAASPVDFVTFSYYCSRTVSAHSEDYAQATGNLFPSIKNEHLPSTEWGWQIDPLGLRNSLNQMYDRYQKPIFIVENGLGAIDIPDENGYVADDYRIDYLKKHVQALKDAVEIDGVELLGYTTWGCIDLVAASTGQMSKRYGFIYVDRDDEGKGTLNRTKKKSFEWYKKVIASNGEEL is encoded by the coding sequence ATGGGATTAAGCAAAAATTTTTTATGGGGCGGTGCGACTGCTGCCAATCAAGCGGAAGGTGGCGTACTTGAAGGTGGACGTGGTTTATCCAATGTAGACTTATTGCCAACTGGACCGGATCGGAAAAAGGTAGCCTCAGGTGATTTGGAAATGCTTGAATGGAAAGAGGGTTATTACTATCCTGCAAAAGAAGCCATAGATATGTACCATCGATATATGGAGGACATTCAACTATTTGCGGAAATGGGTTTTAAAGTCTATCGCATGTCTTTATCTTGGTCCCGCATTTTTCCTAATGGAGATGATCTGGAACCGAATGAAGAAGGACTTGTTTTTTATGATTCAATTTTTGAAGAATTAAAGAAGCATAATATCGAGCCGTTAGTAACGATTGCTCATTTTGACGTACCGATTCATTTGATTAAAGTGTATGGTGGCTGGAAAAACCGTAAATTAGTAGACTTCTATTCCCGTTATGCAGAGACTGTTCTGAAGAGATATAAAGGTTTGGTGAAATACTGGCTGACCATCAATGAAATCAACATCTTGCTGCATCAGCCGTTTGTAGGTGGCGGGATCGTATTTAAAGAAGGCGATAACAAACTGGAAATCAATTACCAAGCAGCACATCATCAATTGCTCGCCAGTGCTTTAGCAACGAAAATTGCTCATGAAGTTGATCCTGAAAATATGGTTGGGTGTATGTTAGCGGGAGGGAGTCATTATCCGTATACTTGCAGACCAGAAGATTATCAAGAAGCGATCAATCGCGATCGTGAAGGTTATTTCTTTATTGATGTGCAAGCCCGCGGGAAATATCCCAATTACGCATTAAAGAAATTTGAACGAGAAGGATTGAACATTCAAATGGAAGAAGGCGATCATGCTATTCTCGCTGCCTCGCCAGTAGATTTTGTAACGTTCTCCTACTATTGTTCAAGAACTGTCAGTGCTCATTCTGAGGATTATGCACAAGCAACCGGAAATTTATTCCCATCGATCAAAAATGAGCATTTACCATCAACAGAATGGGGATGGCAAATAGATCCATTAGGATTGAGAAATTCATTAAATCAAATGTATGATCGTTATCAAAAGCCAATATTCATTGTAGAAAACGGATTGGGTGCGATCGATATCCCAGATGAAAATGGGTATGTGGCTGACGATTACCGCATCGACTACCTGAAAAAACATGTTCAAGCTTTAAAAGATGCCGTAGAGATTGATGGCGTCGAACTGTTAGGATATACAACCTGGGGCTGTATTGACCTTGTTGCCGCAAGCACCGGGCAAATGAGTAAACGTTACGGATTTATTTATGTCGATCGTGATGACGAAGGAAAAGGTACTCTGAATCGAACGAAGAAAAAATCGTTTGAATGGTATAAAAAAGTAATTGCTTCAAATGGTGAAGAATTATAA